In one Vicia villosa cultivar HV-30 ecotype Madison, WI unplaced genomic scaffold, Vvil1.0 ctg.003279F_1_1, whole genome shotgun sequence genomic region, the following are encoded:
- the LOC131640705 gene encoding protein neprosin-like — protein sequence MKEYSVSCKRHSKHHTKRQHHVVSKQPSAQNHSLILSTSQNIPPMLPAFVSLLLLLTSITPSLSHHTIVSHSTHHSKTNQTFKPGQEFLKLSRIRTHLKKINKPPVKTIQSPDGDLIDCVLSHQQLAFDHPKLKGHRPLNPPERPKGYTNNGENVSEMFQLWADSGEACPEGTVPIRRTTEEDILRASSIQRFGRKPKPVKKDSTSSDHEHAILFVNGNQYFGAKANINVWTPQVTSEYEFSLSQIWVIAGSFGNDLNTIEAGWQVSPELYGDKYPRFFTYWTTDAYQTTGCYNLLCSGFIQTNNKIAIGAAISPISAYNNKQFDIGIMIWKDPKHGHWWLEYGSGLLVGYWPASMFSHLRNHASMVQFGGEIVNTRSKGYHTGTQMGSGHFAEEGFRKAAYFRNLQVIDWDNNLLPLANIHELADHSSCYDIRQGNSNAWGTYFYYGGPGRNVKCP from the exons ATGAAGGAATACTCAGTTTCCTGCAAAAGACATAGCAAACACCACACTAAAAGACAACACCATGTTGTCTCAAAACAACCATCTGCACAAAACCATTCTCTCATATTGTCCACTTCCCAAAACATTCCACCTATGCTACCTGCTTTTGTTTCTTTGCTACTTCTTCTTACTTCAATTACACCATCACTTTCTCATCACACCATTGTCTCACATTCTACTCACCACTCAAAGACTAACCAAACTTTCAAACCAGGTCAAGAGTTTCTCAAGTTAAGCAGAATCAGAACTCACCTCAAGAAAATCAATAAGCCTCCTGTCAAAACAATTCAG AGTCCAGATGGTGATTTGATAGATTGTGTTTTATCTCATCAACAACTAGCTTTTGATCATCCTAAGCTTAAAGGGCATAGACCATTG AATCCACCAGAAAGGCCAAAGGGATACACCAACAATGGAGAAAATGTTAGTGAGATGTTTCAGCTTTGGGCTGATTCCGGTGAAGCGTGTCCCGAAGGAACGGTTCCGATCAGAAGAACAACAGAAGAGGATATTCTTAGAGCAAGTTCTATCCAAAGATTTGGAAGAAAGCCAAAACCTGTAAAGAAAGATTCAACTAGTAGTGATCATGAG CATGCAATTCTTTTTGTAAATGGAAACCAATACTTTGGAGCAAAGGCAAACATAAATGTGTGGACACCACAAGTAACAAGTGAATATGAATTTAGTTTGTCACAAATATGGGTTATTGCTGGCTCTTTTGGTAATGATCTCAATACCATAGAAGCTGGTTGGCAG GTAAGTCCAGAACTATATGGAGACAAATATCCAAGGTTCTTCACTTATTGGACT ACAGATGCATATCAAACAACTGGATGCTACAACTTACTATGTTCAGGTTTTatccaaacaaacaacaaaatagCAATAGGAGCAGCAATCTCTCCCATTTCAGCTTATAACAATAAGCAGTTTGATATTGGCATAATGATTTGGAAG GATCCAAAGCATGGACACTGGTGGTTGGAATATGGTTCAGGACTGTTAGTTGGATATTGGCCAGCAAGCATGTTTAGTCACTTGAGGAATCATGCAAGCATGGTacaatttggtggagagattgTGAATACACGTTCTAAGGGTTATCACACTGGGACTCAAATGGGGAGTGGACACTTTGCAGAAGAAGGGTTTAGAAAAGCTGCTTATTTTAGAAACTTGCAAGTGATTGATTGGGATAATAACTTGCTTCCTCTAGCTAATATTCATGAGTTGGCTGATCATTCAAGTTGTTATGATATTAGGCAGGGGAATAGTAATGCTTGGGGGACTTATTTTTATTATGGAGGTCCTGGAAGGAATGTAAAATGCCCATGA